DNA from Toxoplasma gondii ME49 chromosome X, whole genome shotgun sequence:
GTTAGGTCAGACGTTCTGGAACAACCTGTGGGTCTTCGCGATCCCCCAACGAGCGTGTCTGCCGCGAGGGCGGAAACATTTCCTGGCATGCACAACAGACTCGAAAAGTATCGTAGGACTGGAATGCGAAACGCTACGGACATCCGACTGGAGACATGGATCCACGAGCACCAATGACAAAACCACGAGCATTTTTTGAGGGACTCAAGCCTCTTACATCACTGCGGATTGGCCGACGCACTCCCATCCCATTGCAACAGGCGACAGCGTACGTCGACAGACGACACAAGCCTCTCTGTGCATTCATGCCGCTGAAAATAAGCTTGTGCCTCTACACTTGCAAGCGCATACAGTAAAatgtagatgcatgcaaattgAACCTGAAGATAAAGCAAACCGCTCTCTCCGCTACCGGGCTGCCTCGACAGGCAAAGCGAATCAGCAACAGGCAGATGACAGTAGTCACAGGTGGGCGACATTGATAGAGAGAACTCGACACAAGCAGCGCGGTTTGCACCTGTCTCCggtgagagaagacaacgcgTTCTCGCcgcgttgcatgcaaacatTGAACTTGGAGACACCCGCACACCCTTGGATTGTAGGGAATCGTAGAACGCGTGGATTCTTGTGGTCACGACTCCGAATCGAACACCGATTTGTCCAAAAGACTCCCCCCAGCCTCCGCAGACAGACGGCATTACACACGTACACAGATCACAGTTGAGCAGAAGTCAAAATCGGGAACGAGACGCAAACCTCCTCGTTGCCTCGAGTCATCTGTCTAACACAATTCGACTGGGCGCTGGAGCCGCACCTGAATATGCGTAGATATGGAGACACCCACAGACGTCCCCTGACACagacacgcatgcagctccgcatgcatgcagctgctggaaaggagaaaggcaacCTTCTCGTTTGTCCCAGCATCAAGGTCTTTGGCCCACCTCGGCCTCTTCACACTGCAGACATGCAAAACAATCTGGTTACCGCGCAGGCGAAGTCTTGTGgccacacacacgcagacaTGAAACGCCTGTGCACAAGAATGCAGTCAAAAAATTTTATATGCACAAataatatacatatatacataatattatatatataattatatatatttatatatataatattatatatatgattatttatatatatatatatattattatatatataattatatatttatatatatatatatatatatacatatttatatgtcACGTAATAAAACCGTTTCGGCTTGTCCTTCGATCCCTGTCGCAGACGCGATTCCCGCAGGGCATCGACGAGCAGCAATGCAAGCATGAAACGAATACAAGCGAGCAGATCCGAACCGCCGCGAACGGCGCAAAGgtagaggagaaaggaagagcgtTTTCCACGACGTCCGTTGTCCCTCTGAAGTCGCCACCTGCTTATTGATCACCAAGAGATACGGTACAGACGCACTGATGGGACAGCAGAGCAGGGGCCTCACTGCATTCTCCACCTGCTGTTCAAGTGCTGTCGTTCTGGTCTTCCAGGCAGGGAATTTGCAGTTCTTCcatcttctcctccttcgatttgccctctgtcttctcctcgtctggaTGAGGCGGCTGctccctgtctcttgtgccttgtctcttttttctctggattGCTGGGatgtctgcgtcgtctgtcgCAGGATTCCACCCCTGTCCTAcacgtcttctctccctcctctactctttcttctccgtttcctgctTCCACTGCcctcctgccttcttcctctccgttgaCTCGTtatttcgcttcttctgtttccttttcgttctcgGATCTCTTTGCATCGTCTGGatctccttcgctgtctccccgtctctcctcgtcgccttcagcCGTGCTGTTTGCGTACTCCCCCACAATGACGCTGCTTGCATGCGAAagttgctgctgcagcagagGAGAGGTGAGAAGCTGCAGGAGCCCAgctccacttcttcttctcccgtcgctctcgtccATGCTGGCTCGGCGCAGAGTTCGTCCTGTGCCCGATCCTAAGGAACGAAGAACAAGATCGGAAGCGCCCATCAACCGTCTTCAGACTCCGAGGAGTTCCgacctttctttttcgctctgGCGGCAAACGGTGCTCGGCACAAAATCGCGCACGGGACAGAGATGCCAGAGTTAAAGAGCTAATAACCGAGAAATAAACGCAGACGACCGAGATCACAGAGCGAACTGCGAGAACAGGGATAACggaggcgacagacgaaCGAGTGcaggagaaaggcaaacTTGCCAGACAGCTACCTGAGAGCAAGGCAGGACTTCGCTGACTCGTCAACGCCACCTTCAAAACGCCCATGTCCacattttcttctcgcgcttccaAGTGTGTGTATGCATCCAGCGTCTGAAGAGCCTCTCGAGACGGTCCGTCCAGAACTTCGAACGACTCCGAGCGAGGCATTGGCGAAGACACCCCAcctgaaaaaaggaaaagaagaaaccaaagcACGCAAGTGCAACGAGGGAAAGCGCGaaagagcgaagcgagaggggaaaaaagcagaataaagaaacagaggcgacggAAATAACTCGAGAaagcggggagagagagtgaggaTAAGGGCCGTAGGCGACAAGATGtaggaaaaaacgcaaagatggacaagaagcgaagaggcgaaagaaacaagacgTAGGCTCatcgagaagagacaaaaacgaACGGAGAGAATGCGCCACTTCGACgaccagagaaaaaagaaagcgatTCTTGCACACATCCACGTATCACAAGAGCCGTGGTTTCTGGACAAACGCGAAtgggaacgcatgcatgtcaGAGACTAAGTCGCCGACGTCGTCGAGCAGCGCCTCGCTCGTCTCTGCACCTTTCTCGCTCACCTGGAATTTCCCCCAAATCCATCACTGCACTTTCCTCGGCGACCTCCAACAGCTTCTTCATCGCGGCGTCGCGCAAGAGCAGCGGCCGCATGCGAGGCGAAGTCTGGGTGCCGGGGGACTCGGAATCTGACCCTGTCTTCGGACTCCGGAGCCCCAaccgcgccttcttctcgccgtctttctctgttccctcTGCGCTGTCTGGCGGCGAAACCGTGATGCTgtgcgacgcatgcagttcctcctgctctctgTCAAACACCAAGGAAGctcgcgtcgtcttctccgtcgccccGTTGTCCCCTCCCCCGGCCCCTGTCTCCCCACACCTTCCCGtgctcgcctctctctcgtgtcttccgtccttcgctgtcgcctttcctcccttgGTTTCTCCCTTGGTTTCTGCCttggtttctctctctgcggctctgAAGTTCTCAGGCGCGGCGACTCTCAGGACTTGGGCAGGCTCGTCGGCTTCGTTGCCCGGTTCGAACGCGTCTTCGAAAGCTGCGAACGTCGGTTCACTTTTTTCCGGCAGCAGAGCGGACCgcggcgagacagacggcgGACAAGTCGCAGGATGGACTGCTGGCGAGAACGGGCGGGAGAGAGCGATGCGAAGCGCCAGTACATCGTGCATGTAACTCAGCTCTTCGCGCAGGGCGTCTTCCCTGAAAAGGAAGGCACTCGCTCGAAACTCCGCGGCCTCGGCAACAAGGAACGAAAAACCGCGCGAGTCGGCAAGAACGGACAGCGACTCGAGAAGCACTCGCCAAAATGCAAGGCAGGACCGGCGGCAGGGAAGGAGGCGCGGGCAAAAGccgagaagacaaagacaagaaagggaaagagaagaaagagggggagaaacaaagggagaaagcgaaacgccATGCATGTCCCGCACAACTCGCAGGAAACACGAAGTCTTTTGCGAGCTCCCAGAAACCACAGTCACGGCATCACCTGTCCTTCTCACCTGTACTGAAGGCGAATGTTGCTGACGTTCGtctgacgcatgcagttccctCGGCGTCCTCCAAGCTTGTATTTCGGGCCGAGCCAGTGTCGCTTGAACTCGGCTTCGAATCCACTgaaagaaaagcagcaaCGAAGCGAAAAGGCGAGCAAAAAGGACGctgaaaagcagaggaaaggcaacGCCCCCGAGCTGGTGGCCAGGGACTGGTAAACGCGCCGCGTACAAGCAGTCTGCGAGTGATGCTGCGGCTCTCGTGAGAACAtaggaacgagagaaagccgTAGATCACCGAGTTGAACGGAAAGGCCCGGCAGACGCCAACCTCAAaatctgtttcttcgcaaGCATCCGAGCTGGAGCTTTCGATCGCAGCTTAGAAAAACAAAGTCTCGTTCACGAAGTCGTTCCCGCGAGGCAGAGCGAAAGCGCCACAGCCGTTACGGCTGCTGTCCCCTCTCGAGTGCAACCTTACCTCTGCAGCACAGAGTTTCGCGCCAACTCGCAAAGGTCGACCGGAGACAGCTTCCATGTGTGCTGGAAAAAACCGACGCCGAGACACACAACCGGTCTTCCTgttgctctctttctcgctttcacctgctgtctttgtttttcgttttccccgCATTCCTTGACGCCAGAAATACCAGACTGTGAGTAGGTATGGGTACAAGGCGAGCGCCGGTTGTCCTTCACCGCTCTCGACGCTGCTACTACACCGCTGTCGgtgcgggggggggggggaagaACAGTCGTTCTGTTTGCTTCACGATCGACAGGTGTGTCTTCTAAAAGCATCAGAAGCAACCTAGGACCTTTTGAGAGCAAGCGAATTCGTCACAGCCCCCGCAGAGCTCAGCACCCCCACAGCTTGTGTCTTCCCTGAGAAGGCAGagcaaggaagacgaagccgtCGACGCTGGCGGCTCTGCAACAGAACACTGAGGACGAGTTCCTCCATCGGTCCGCGAGCTCAGGGTGTGgcgggagagcgaagaaTACGTCCAAAGATGCGTGTAAAACTCTTGAGGAAAGAGCACCAACCGGCGATCCAGTGTCGCGACGCTCTCCCGCCGCAGTCGTCTACAGTCACAAGGGTGGGGCGGTCTTGAGCCAGTGTGCAGAGACTGATAAATCGTTCAGGGATGACATGAAGCGACGCGACGGACCACCGGACTGTGCTCGTGGATTGCGAGGCATGAGCCCGCAGAGAGTCGAGAGCGATCCACGTTGCCTGCGAGCTCTGGAGACCGCTGGCTCGACCGTGAAGGTCGTGAGGAGGACGCTTACACGAAGGAGGCACTTGAAGACGCCGACAGCGGTCACTCACATAACGCATATCAGTGCATAGGTAACTAAATAAATACATATGCAAATGCACGTTGACTCTGATTTGGATGCGTCAGTGGTCTTACAGCTGCCACCGAGTACTCCTCCAGCAGAGGTTCGTCTGTGAAGTGGAACATGAGCGGGTCGTCTGTTGAAATCGATACGTTGAGTCCAATCttgaagaagctgcagagaggatTCTTCGCTGCACAGACATCGAAACAGACAGCTTCAGCGCGTCAggccgagagcgagagagcatGACTGAAGAGGAGCCGCTTGGCAAACCTTCAGTGTATCCGTGAAACTTGCGAGCACACAAAaacgtggagaagaaaaaaaaacgaaaaaaacgcgggTCTCCCTGTTGAAAAAAGAGTTGAACAGCGAGAGGTTGTTGATCTGGGCAGACGCCATGAACGCCGCAAGaccgcagagaaacgaagtgTGGAGCCCCCGCTTGCGTTCTGGGCCTGGCCAggctttcctgtttttcccttcctcgcttcttgaCTTATCCTCAACGGTTCGGACTTACCGATGTCCATAAAGAGCGCATTGTTgctgagaggcgagacggcAAGTCCGATTTGCGCGAGATAGAACAGGTACTGAAGAACAGGGCATTTCTTCAACATGATGCCGTGGTTTATCGCATCCGCCAGCAGAAACATCGTCGCTAGATGACTCACGCTGcccgcctctccacagtgaGGCCTGAAACAACGCAGGCAGTTGCCGTCTAAAGTGCTTCGAACAGAGGGCACCAAGAGAGTGAAACAGATTTATACGAAGTCCGATTTGCGGAGGCGAAATCCAAAAGTAAAGTCGAGCCAAGTTTCGATGCGTCAAGCACGGTTAAAGCTTCTCAGGAACGACCCCCCGACCTCGCGAGAGCACACAAAACCCACAGAAGAGAGCGtctcagagacagaaaggctCTGTTCTTCTCATCGAATCGCGCAGCGAACACTGTCACACTCGTCTTGATTGCaggctctctctcctttctctccttctgttgtTCGTCCCAGATATAACTttcctccatcttctccatctccctCTGCGGTCTCTATGCATTgcacctctcttctcctcttctgttccctTGTTCGAGCTCCACGTTTTCCtacttcttctccctcttcttctccctcttgttcccccgcatcttctctgtcttctgcgctCCCTCGTGTGCTCGCTCTCGCTCCGCGTTTTGGCgctcctctccgttccttcgacggctttttctctcgttcgtccgcgtcgcctccttctctgtgcGCTCACCTGAACGCGAGGGCGCGCAGGCCCCGCGCCACCATGAACTCGTTGAGCGCGCGAATGTTCGCGTACATGTAGTACCCCCAGTAGCTGTACGGCGGATTGTTTTCGCCTGTCCACTCTGCCGGCTTGGGGAGCTCGCCGCCCTCCATCGTGTACTTGGAGGCGTAGGACTCGTCGTCCACGCTGTCCCAGCCTACGAGCTGCACAAGAcgcgaagcagcgagaacCGCGGCACCGGCACACATGCACAGCGCGCTGGCCCAGACGCGAGACAAGCAGCAACGCGTCTGCTTGGCCAGGCTTGTGCCCTCGTCCACCTCTCAACGCCTCCCGAGAGCGGCAGACGCCGACAAAAAAGCGACGCTGGGACTCcagcgagcgagagaacaacTGCGGCGAGGGCGGACACTGGCAGCTCGCGGCCGAGGAGAgggcagacggagagatTCACGACAAAGACGCGCTGAAAAGCGGCTCATGCACCCTAAAAaccttgtgtctctcctgcgaATGAGGAGCTTCGAACCTCGAGCCGAGTTGGAagtgcgagagaaagaaggaaagccaTCAAGTACCTCTGAGTCACGCACGAGGTCttcgaaaaggaaaagaggcgCTCACTCAACGGCTGCGCAGGGCAAGAAACGCTTTCCTCCGACCCCGcgggagaggacgcgagcgGAATAAGGGGTCgatcgaggaagagaaaacgaaagaactGATCGAAAACGAAGCGCGACTGAGAAGGCGTCGACggcaggcgagacagaggaaggacaaaacagaggagagaaagagaacgaactGCCAGATGTCGAAAAGAGGGCAGGCGTAGCAGGCGTAGCACCCACCATGTGAAGGAAAGTGAAGACTTCAGGATGTTCTTCTGGGTTCCGCACTGCGTCGTAGAGAGGTTCGAAAATGTTTTCAAGGAGTTCTCCAAAACTGCGGATCATGCCGAGGCGTCGATACACGTGGTACAGCCTgacggaggaaagagagaaacggaaagaagagacagagagcgctggaaatcgagagaaacagcacacaggagaggaggcgcgaaaCGAACAAGAGCCGCGACGCCTGGTCTCACCACCGTTTCGGGGAGTCCCCTGCGACTTGTTCAAGATTCGTCCAGAAAACGCGGGGACTGCTGAGCGTGTGAACAGAGTGTGCCGCTGAACTGTGCGGTGCTGCGCGACAAAGCAACTCAGGGCAGAAGttccgagagaaaacggcgaCGCATTCCAGTCCGAGTGACCGGAAAGCCGCCGTCGTTGCTTCGCCCCTGGGagctcgccttccttctctctttacGCGAACGAACAGTCCACTTGAGAAGGTTGAgacggcgacggagagagcaCAGGAGCGGTTGGTGAAGTTGATCTGTCTCCCAAGTGGACACTGAAAGGAACGTCGGCGCGAGACTTGAATAGGCAACTGTGTGTGCGTCTCGAGAAACCGGGGACTCAACGCCCTTCTATCGATGCGTCAAGTCGAAGTCAAAGAACGACGAAGGTGCACAGCGACGCGACCTCCGGCCATGAAACAGTGCATGTTAGTTGAACTGCCTACAGTCCAAAGGCCCTCTCTCGCAAGTTCTTCAGAGCGCGTTTTTGAAGTTGCCTCTCCACTCCGGTCGTTCCTCCGAACCTTCCGAAACAGTCTCTCTTCCAAATACAGAGATGATGAAAGCAGTCCCCCCTCGCCGgagttctctctgtcgcgtccgCCGGTCGCCCCTGTTCTGTTTTGTCCTCgtttctgttcctccttACCGTGGAACTTGAACCATCCACCGGACTCGCTTCGACGAGAGTTTATTCTTGACAACCCACTTTGCGAGTTTCGTCCACTCGTCTCGCGAGCGTCCGTAAATCGACAGGCGCCACTCAACGTGTTGGTACTTCCTTTCTTCCAGATCGGAAATAACTTCGCGCGTTATCTCCGCAAGAAAGCGCCCTAACGCGCAAACAACGTGAGGCAACGCGAAGCGCAAAAACGCGCAGCTCCACAACTATGCCTCTGAGCTCTCTGCAGCGAACAACGCGTCTCGTCACACCCTTGCATGCACGGATCTGCACCCTCGTATTCGCACATCTGATCTAAAGCCTCTGTCGCACCCTACACGAAAAACGTCTCCCCACGCAAATGTACATGTAAACAAGaatatatacctatatacatttacatagATACATTTACATAgatacatttacatatatacatttacatagatacatacatatatacatacatatatacatacatatgtgcatatatatatatatatacatgtatgtgtatatatgtatatatatatatatatatgtagacatCGGCACTGTACTCTAAAGGGAGAAGAGTacgcagacggagaggagctgcgcatgcgtcaTGCTCGACATCAGCATATGTCGCTGTGCTATGGGATGCGTGTCTGTAGCTCTCTGCGCCTGCGTTACCTTCGATGTAGTTGTCGGTTTTCAAGAAGACGTCGCGCAACGTTTTCTGGCCAAATGGGTTGTATTTCTGGTTGAAGAGGTCAAACCGCTGAAAGCAGCTTccaagtgcatgcacattcAAGTGATCGATACTCGCGTCGTGAGCGCCAATTCCGACTTCTGTGTGAAACAGCTCCATCAGCGTCTGCTCGTTGCCGTCGCGAGTCTTCGCCACCACCGTCTCCGGTTCTGTCCTGtacttttttctttccagggCACAGGaacgaacaagagaaaaacaacgaaaCGCGTCAACTCTGCGAGGGAACCAAAAAGTAAGACACACTCCCTGACCGTCGGCGCGGACCTGCCTGCTCGGCCAGACAACGACCACAATCCCTGCGCATGGATACACAGATGCACCCACATGCAGTCTTGCATgcatagatatacatatatatatatatatatatatatatgtatatatatatatgtatatgtattgtatatatgtatatatgtatatatattgtatatatatatatatatatatgtatatatgtgcagATGCATAAATAGACGTCGTTGTCTATGTGAATACTGTTGAGAAAATGGAGTAGGGCAAtggacgaaggaagagactgGAAGGCTGCGCGGGCGCCTGCGCAGAAGCTTTCGACGCACCGGATGAATCGCAGGAGATgtttctgctgcatgcaggcagaGTGGTGGATGTGTGTGTCAACCTTTCGGACGTTGTAGAAGTCCCGGTGGAAGTTGCACTTTGTCTCCGTCACCTCCGCAGGCGAGTTGAACATCAGATGCAAGTTAAATTTCTCCTCCAGGTACTTGAGTCGCTTGTAACAGAAACTCTTGCAGGCTTAAGACACAACGGACGTACaccgagagacacagacaaaaCATCCAGATGTAAACAGATATCAATGTACACATGTAGATATGTGCATCCATCTGTAGGTTTGAATCCCTGGACGAAATACGCCAGGCTCGAACCAAGCAGACACGGAGAGGTTGAGCAACTTCACCGCCTGTTCCTCACAACCTCTTAAGCTTGCGAAGACGCAAAGATCCACACATGCACATTGATATCCAAAGATACGCAGACTTGCATTTGAGTAGAAACAACGCCCATGCGTATACACACCTGCATACATACATCCACGCATAGAGCTCTACATCTACGCCGGAATGTATTCCAgaacatatgcatatatatatatatatatacatatacatatatatatatatatatatatccagaTCTATATGGAGGGGAACTGATGCACAGCTACGCAGAGAACACTGAGAGAGGCCTCGTTCCGCGGGATCTGCGTAGCACTGCGTGTCTGTGCATTTGTTTCTGAACGCCAGAGGTCACAAGTGCAAATCGCGCTTCCACTTCGGTGTGCAGGCGCCTGCGTCTCAGTTCTCACCGGGATTCTGGACTGCCGTCATGACGTCTTTCAAGCCTCGCAGAAACTGGTGGACGTCGGGGAGTGGATTCGCTTTccagaggagaggcgcgtcCTTCGTGGCTACGTCGTTCGCCGGATCCCAGAACACctgcagtgcatgcatgcaagagacagccgaaagaaaacaaggcagtctatatatatatatatgtaaatgtaaaTTGATCTATGGTTtcgtacacacacacacacagacttCAGTGGTAGGCGAAGAGAGATAGAAACCGACACAGAGGTAaatttacatatatacatatatatataaatatatatatatatatatatatatttgcatagATATTTGAATGTACAGATgtagataca
Protein-coding regions in this window:
- a CDS encoding AMP deaminase (encoded by transcript TGME49_234280), yielding MPLHRVEDRGDSCACSSLGDSSLPSRGTRKEAGEGSLSSSVETSVASLSRPSSAALHVRERAEEAESLFSPAFSAAGSTLSVGEEERRTARFVAQNETVLNGEQQSDIPPPVPDEDDEEQVGWSYMFKQLLSLNHKDAGTVTYMEKLPSVPAKAGSAAAAAPARLASPSLSAPSPFSPAAAAVGYVRMVPSKDLAVASSVCDESVEAVRFLAHLLQLRQFWARAYEEPPSPGVRPLSEEEKNKFRTKEPMYDPFNIPLKPPCNAVYKMHHGVYQVFWDPANDVATKDAPLLWKANPLPDVHQFLRGLKDVMTAVQNPACKSFCYKRLKYLEEKFNLHLMFNSPAEVTETKCNFHRDFYNVRKVDTHIHHSACMQQKHLLRFIRKKYRTEPETVVAKTRDGNEQTLMELFHTEVGIGAHDASIDHLNVHALGSCFQRFDLFNQKYNPFGQKTLRDVFLKTDNYIEGRFLAEITREVISDLEERKYQHVEWRLSIYGRSRDEWTKLAKWVVKNKLSSKRVRWMVQVPRLYHVYRRLGMIRSFGELLENIFEPLYDAVRNPEEHPEVFTFLHMLVGWDSVDDESYASKYTMEGGELPKPAEWTGENNPPYSYWGYYMYANIRALNEFMVARGLRALAFRPHCGEAGSVSHLATMFLLADAINHGIMLKKCPVLQYLFYLAQIGLAVSPLSNNALFMDIAKNPLCSFFKIGLNVSISTDDPLMFHFTDEPLLEEYSVAAHTWKLSPVDLCELARNSVLQSGFEAEFKRHWLGPKYKLGGRRGNCMRQTNVSNIRLQYREDALREELSYMHDVLALRIALSRPFSPAVHPATCPPSVSPRSALLPEKSEPTFAAFEDAFEPGNEADEPAQVLRVAAPENFRAAERETKAETKGETKGGKATAKDGRHEREASTGRCGETGAGGGDNGATEKTTRASLVFDREQEELHASHSITVSPPDSAEGTEKDGEKKARLGLRSPKTGSDSESPGTQTSPRMRPLLLRDAAMKKLLEVAEESAVMDLGEIPGGVSSPMPRSESFEVLDGPSREALQTLDAYTHLEAREENVDMGVLKVALTSQRSPALLSGSGTGRTLRRASMDESDGRRRSGAGLLQLLTSPLLQQQLSHASSVIVGEYANSTAEGDEERRGDSEGDPDDAKRSENEKETEEAK